Genomic window (Candidatus Dormiibacterota bacterium):
AACGCCCCGGAGACGCCGCCGCCGCCCTTGGCCATCCCCTCGCCCGCGCCCAGCGCCATCTCGCCCGCCGCGTACTGCTGGAAGCCGCCGGCGAGACGGGAGTAGGCGGTGTCCTTGGCGAGGCGGCGCAGCTCGGCCTCGGTCTCGTCGTCGAGGCTGATGACGAAGTTGGTGAGCCCCACCAGGGCCAGCCCGTAGTCGGCGAGCCGGGCGTTGCCGCCCTCGAGGGTCGTGCCCTCGATCTCGTCGGTGAACGCGGAGAGGCCCAGCACCGGCCAGCCGTTGCGGACGATGTTCCTGGTGAGGTCCTGCCGGAGCGAGCGCAGCAGCAGGTCGTCGCAGAGGTCGGTGATCCTGCTGTTGTCGGGGACGTTCTGGGTGCCGCTGTACTTGGTGATCAGCGCCACCGGGTCGGTGACCTTGAGGATGTAGTCACCGAAGACGCGCAGGGTGACGAGCATCCCGGTCTGCGGGTCCTGCACCTCGTCGATGCGGCCGCCGAAGCGGTCGCGGATCTCCCGCGAGGAGACGAAGTAGAGCTCGGTGCGGTAGGCGTTCCCGCCGGTGAGGATGTCCTTGAACATCCCCAGGAAGGGCAGCTCGGTGGCGTCGACCTGGTGCCGGCCCGGGGGCATGGTGCCGATCACCTGTCCCTGGTAGAGGAAGATCGCGACCTCGTCGGGGGCCACGATCGCCTTGGTGAAGCGGCGGATCTGGAGGTCCGGCCACTTGTAGACGATCTGGTCCTTCCGCTCGTCCGGGACGGCGATGTTCTCGCGCCTGAAGAGCGCCATGAAAGCTTCCTCGATGGTTGACGTCGTGCCCGCGCGCGGATGGCCCGGGCGGGCGCTCCCATGCTACCGCTCGGCCGCCGCGATGGACCCAGGCGACGATGTGCCGGGTCAGCGACGGGGCGGGACCACCTCGAGGACGCCGGTGAGGCCGAGGGCCCAGTGGTTGTTGATCCCGGTGCCGTTCTTCATCGTCGCCGCCTCGCCCCCGCCCCCGCCGGAGGCGCCGCAGCGCCGGCCGC
Coding sequences:
- a CDS encoding SPFH domain-containing protein, coding for MALFRRENIAVPDERKDQIVYKWPDLQIRRFTKAIVAPDEVAIFLYQGQVIGTMPPGRHQVDATELPFLGMFKDILTGGNAYRTELYFVSSREIRDRFGGRIDEVQDPQTGMLVTLRVFGDYILKVTDPVALITKYSGTQNVPDNSRITDLCDDLLLRSLRQDLTRNIVRNGWPVLGLSAFTDEIEGTTLEGGNARLADYGLALVGLTNFVISLDDETEAELRRLAKDTAYSRLAGGFQQYAAGEMALGAGEGMAKGGGGVSGAFLGAGIGLGGVAAQPPPPGPPPPPAPGFAGGGAGYATQQPATVSCPSCHAANTAGAKFCASCGTSLAPPTVTCPSCQATGPQGSKFCPSCGTSLAPAVRTCAGCATELAEGAKFCPSCGRPTAQPDAPPPAVP